DNA sequence from the Penicillium psychrofluorescens genome assembly, chromosome: 3 genome:
aaagaagagctggatcgGGGCCGTGTGCGTGACGTGATGGGCATCGAAAGAGGCATGACTGGCGCCgtgacggaggaggagaagcgtCTACGCAAGATGGCCCAGCGTGGTGTGGTCAAGCTGTTCAATGCTGTCCGCGCTGCCCAGGTCCGTGGCGAGgaggccgccaaggacgaGCGCCAGAAGGGGACTGTTGGTATGGGAGAGCGGGAGAAGGCCGTCAACGAGGTCAGCAAGCAAGGGTTCCTGGATTTGATCAAtgggaaaaagggaaagcCGTTGAATATCGAGGAGGCATAATCCAATAATGTTCTCTCATGGCATGTTTCCGGCGTTCATGGATATAATTGCTTGTGACATAGTACAGGAGAtttttcattcattcacGATCTTTGCGCAAATCTGCTAGACGCGTGATCAGATACAGTACAGAGTCCGTATAGACTATAAGATTTTTCTAGTTGCTGTCCCTCCCTTATTTGCCCTCAAAGTCGCTCGCCTGCAAATTCCGCGTCATGGCGGGCAACCGCACGACCAGCCCGTCCAGCTCTTTGTTCATGAGGACCTGGCAGCCCAGTCGAGAGGTCTCCGTTAGCCCAAAGGCCAGGTCCAGCATGTCGTTCTCATCATCGGAGGGCTCTTCCATCTTGTCGAACATGTCGGGATCTTCCACGACAACATGGCACGTCGAGCAGGCGCAGGAACCACCGC
Encoded proteins:
- a CDS encoding uncharacterized protein (ID:PFLUO_005602-T1.cds;~source:funannotate) — encoded protein: MAGGNPVQSAQNPPAVVASPALVHGVCTVFPRSHYTAEARINVSFIDKDGTRIDLQVAEGDNLLDIAQANDLEMEGACGGSCACSTCHVVVEDPDMFDKMEEPSDDENDMLDLAFGLTETSRLGCQVLMNKELDGLVVRLPAMTRNLQASDFEGK